TGGTTTATGCCGCAGTGGCTGGAGCGAAAGAATTTCTGCACCACCTTTGTTTAATTAGTAAAGGCGAATAAAAGAATTTCAGTGGTGAGTGGGCAACGTCCCTTTCGATGACATCGGTTAGGAGAAGTAATGGGAACGGCTGGTCCAACCAAACATACAAAAGAACAAAGAGTTTGACCTTCTGGTTGACCCATTATGGCCCATGATGTTTCCCCACTTCATGTCGCCCTTTTGACTGGCCAAgaaagcaacaacaaaaaaaaaaaaaggtcacccTTTTTGGCTTGCTCCAAGCTGGGACCGGCGAAACGGTTTTTCGGGGCGAAAATGCATTCGATACCAATCACATGTTGTGTCCGTAACAACTACAAAATGAGATGACCGACCATAGTAAGCGCTCAACCTATGACACGGTCAGTTGAAATCTAGTCCCAGTGGTTCTTGAGTGTATACTATCGGATAGTCCTCGACGGTGGAGCTATAATGCCTTGCTAACAGCTTCGAGTGCTCTGTCTGATTAAGACAGCATAAGGCTTGACTGTTTGCattagagaagagagagagcttggAGATCTGAACTGTCATTCCTAGGGGTGCcctggaggaaaaaaaaaagttaggtttGAGGGCGATCTGAGCTTGGATGAGGCCCGTGAACCTGTAGCATACGACACCTGATGTGCCTCTGCGAGCCTCGCTTCACATACTTGCGATTTTAAGAACCGAAAGGATGAGGCCAAGAGGCATAATCTGCAGACCCATCTTTAATTAAATCTTTGATTGGACGCATGGATTCAAGTGCCACTGCGTCTTCATCCTCTCTGTTTTTTATACTTTGCTTCTCCAAAGGATGCAAGACAACAAACGAGTTCCCCTGGTCAAACGCGGCGGTGCAGAGGAAGCTAGCGGTTGTCGATAGTTCGGAAAGTAAGAGCCGTCAACTTCCTCTTGCCGCTTCGCCTGGGGCTGCTACATTACATTTGATGGAATCTGGGTTGACGGGCTGAACTTGACAGGATGAACCTACTCTTTCGAGAGATCTTTTGCTGGACAGAGAGTTGGGGAACCTCGACATGGGCATGAGGACCTTAAGTAACGAATCTCGGTCGATACATCCGACGAGAGGAATCTTTTCCTCAATCGTTCTACAGCGCAACTTACTTGCCTGGATCTACAACATCACATGAGGATTCACAGGACAGTAGAAACAGGATCACGTCGTACACACACTCGTATTCGGTGTATGCAATCGCTCGCCAAGGGCGCCTCTTACCTCCCAAGTCATCGAGCCAATTCGACTGATTGTGCTTCCCAGTAGGATTCTCATTAGGGAAAAAGATGATGCAGACGAGACACGATTGTCCTGAGACATGAAAGGGAAACTTCTCGACACTTCGCGTGCCTCGTTACAAAATTTAATCTAGGCACAGATGGAAAGTGGCTATGCACAATCAGATTGTAAAGGATAACATAAATCTGACCCCGCCGAAAATTAGGGGTGAATCTGTAATTAAAATCGTGCACTTATAATCTTTCATTGCTGGGTTACGTTGCTACGGATGGGAAAGTTATCAAAAGAGTCATAactttattgcaattttgcccgttcagtcgtaaaccttttgtaattgtatcaattcggtaCATCCAGCTAAATTTGACCTACTGATATAGACCATCCaatgacataatattttaatttctttttaatttttttttttcttttcttctttctctaggcGACAAGGTCGGCCTTGCCGTGGTCACGCAAGGCCTAGCCTCACTAGACCGGATCTGGTGAGGTCTTGGCTGGGGACTCGGCCTTAGGGCCACCCTCGCCCTCACCGTCCACCTCACCATATCCATGCACGCCGGCCCCTCCTCTCCCATCTGTTTCAACACTACCTCCGGCAGCCATGACCTTGGCAGATAAACCCGGGCCAACTCCCCCGAGGCATACCAAATTCGATGACGTCTCGGCCGGCCTTGCCCAACGACGGGGAGGTTCACCGTCATTAGGTGAGGCCAAGCGAGACCTCGACTGtccgaggaaaaagaaaagaaaaaaaataaaaatatatcttAAAATGTTGCCGAACGACAAAGGCCCACGTCGGTGCCAAATACGGCCGGAttaaccgaattgacacaattgcaaaaggtgtAGGATTGAAGTGAGACAATTGCAAGAGTTTTAGGACCTTTATTATAATTTTCGACTAATTTCAGTCATTAAATATATTTCAATCTACATTATCGTGATCTTTTGCTATTCCACTTTGTAGCGAAAGATTCAAAAGTACAGTGCCTCCCAAGAAAATCGTAGACTCAGCTcaaaatcaccaacaccacctcaatatatatatatatatatatatatatatatatatatattgggcAAAAAATGGAGAAGGTAACGGAAGAGAAAAACCTTGAAAAGTACAAAATCGGAAGGGATAAAAACAGCGCGGGTTAAGTATATTTTCAGTCGTTAAATTTTAGTATTTGCAATTTACTcctctaatttttaattaatccaattagtTCCTCTAACTTTCttgattttaaataatttggTTCTTTAAGTTCTTATTTTGATCCGATCGAACCCTCTAAAAATTCCAATTTGTTCAATCAAATCCATCAACATAATTGCTACCGCTAAACCGTCGGACCAACAAATGCCGTGCCATTATCATCGTGACAGAAAATGGCATACAACACTAAGAAaacaaatttggaaaaagaaaagaaaaggaaatactGATTTGATAATGTTGGTTGGAACAGATAAAGGAAGCGCTTGATTACACAaatgtcaaagaaaaaaaaatgctagagGACTTGAATGAACAAAATAAGAATTGGAAAATCAAATCGCACACGATAAAAGGGGGACTTgattgcagaaaataaaaattaaggaaaCAAATCCACATATACTGGAAATTAGAAGGACGAAAACCGCAAATAACCCAAAATATCTGGAAAGGGTTTTTCCAGTTTTGTCCAGTCGGAGATAAACCTCTCCTTCCTCCCCCAAGGCCCCAAGCCGAAGCACCACTCGGGCTCGCACACGGTCTGAGTCCGCCATTATCAACAGAAGCAGAGTCGGGGGTGAGTCATCTTGTTCGCTTCTCTGTGTTTTTCAATTGCTGATTCGCTTTCACCCTGAATTCTTCATGCATAGATGCTAGATTCGCATGTTCATCGGTGCCTTCGGCTCGTAAAACTCCCATAAACCATGGATCCCAAGTTGTTGTTTTGCTCGCCTAAATGCTCAGCAactgctcctgctcctgctcctgctcccTTTTGGTATTCCTACGCCTCTCACTTTCTCGATAAGCCCAGAATTCCTTCGAGACCCCATTTGCGACTCTCTCCATTGGTCACGCAGAGAACTTCATTCTTTGGGGGGAGTTTGATTTTGCCTGGAAAGGATGGAGCTTTTAGGGATAATCCAAGGAAGGGTTACGTCCCCTTCTATCCTGTGAGAGCTGCGGTTAAGAGGAGGAAGGAGCTTCCCCTCGACAATGTGATCCAAAGGGACAAGAAATTGAAGTTGGTGTTGAAGATTAGGAAGATTCTAGTGAGCCAGCCCGATCGTACCATGTCGCTTAGGGAGTTGGGAAAGTATAGGCGGGACCTCGGGTTGACGAAAAAGAGGCGGTTCATTGCCTTGCTCAAGAAATTTCCAGCTGTGTTTGAGATTGTCGAGGAAGGTGTTTACTCTTTGAAATTTAGGCTGACGGAAGAAGCTGAGAGGCTGTACTTGGAGGAGTTGAGGGTAAGGAATGAGATGGAGGATGTGCTTGTTTTGAAGCTTAGGAAGCTGTTGATGATGTCGCTTGAGAAGCGTATACTGATTGAGAAGATTGCTCATCTGAAGACTGATTTTGGGCTTCCTCTGGAATTTCGGGATACAATCTGTCACCGGTATCCACAATATTTCAGAGTTGTGGCAACGCCACGAGGCCCTGCCTTGGAACTAACTCACTGGGACCCCGAGCTTGCAGTGTCGGCAGCTGAGCTCTCAGAAGACGAAACTAGGGCCAGAGAGTTAGAGGAGAAAGACCTGATTATCGATCGGCCTGTCAAGTTCAATAGAGTGAAGCTACCCAAGGGTCTCAATCTGGCCAGGGGTGAGATGAGGAGGATTTGCAAGTTCCGGGACATGCCTTATATATCTCCCTATTCTGATTTCTCAGCACTTAGGCCCGGTACTCCGGAGAAGGAGAAGCATGCTTGTGGGGTTGTGCACGAGATCCTGAGCCTCACTGTAGAGAAGAGAACTCTGGTTGATCACCTCACTCATTTTAGAGAGGAATTCAGATTCTCTCAGCAATTGAGAGGAATGCTGATCAGGCACCCTGATTTGTTCTATGTGTCTCTGAAGGGGGAAAGGGATTCGGTTATCCTCCGCGAAGCATATCGCAATTCTCACTTGATAGAGAAAGATCGGCTGTTGCTCATCAAAGAAAAGCTCCGTTCACTTGTTGTTGTTCCTAGGTTCCCGAGGAGGAATGCTTCTAGAAGAGGTGATGATGGAGCAGAGGGAACCGACGATCAAGAGGGTGAAAGTGGTCTAGAGGATGAGGAAGATTGGTCTGATGTTGAGAATGCAATTGATGAGGATGATGGATCttatgatgacgatgatgaggatgatgattGGACTGATGAAGATGATAATGCACCACCAGATTTTACTGATGATGCTGGAAGTGTGAAAATGCGGATAAGCAACCCTATTAAGCAGGCTGATACTTCGAGAAGCAAGGATCTTGTTCCTGTGTTTCCTGATGGTCAGCCAAGACAACGTTGGTGAAATTATTGTTGAACTACGTATTCTGCAAACAAACCGAGACATTTAGCAAGATCTTAAGACCAATTGTGAGGGTCTCGGATTGCAAATTGAAGATCCACCGTAGCAACTACCTTGCAGAGCTCTCAACTTGTTTTGTTGTTACTTCTTCCTCTAGGGTGCCGGAAGTGAAGTGCTTCATAAAAAAGTTGAGTATGAATGTACACAGCTTTTGCTTTTGGAATGATTTATGAATCGGATCGGGACGTACTTTTAGTCAGGTATATTGAACACACATCGTGGAAGATGCTAATCTTTTTGTTTCCACAATGTAGGGCACTCCCATGACGCAGTTTGATGAAATACATAGTGTAATTTCCTGTGCCCAGATAGTGCGGAATGTGTGTGTTTTGTAGAACATGTTTCTTTTCTGGTCTATATTGTTTAATGTCTTTTGCTTGTGTTTTCATGGATACAATTCAACCCAagttctctctttcctcttccaAAGCAGATTTTCATCCTTAGCTCAAGCACATATAGAAAATATTAGCAACATTTCCGAACTCTAGATGAATCATCCTCGAGGAATTATTTGAAGAATTggaagaaattgatgaaaaatctcTTATGCAGAACAACAGATGCATATTCCCCTGTTCTCAACTACTGAGTAGAACTCATGATGCGCCCATAATCTTCTCTGGTGTGAGACAGAGAGAGTATTTGCGAGTATGAACTCCTATGTATTGTAATAAGGGTGCCAGAGGACTCGAGACCTCCTACCTTGTGATCGGCCAACAAACAGCTCAAGCTCAAATATTTCATGGGGGCCAATACACCAAATCCGGtacagaaaattttaaaagcaaaaattccaagtttcACGTCCAAACAGAAAATTGGTGAAGATCAAATAAATTAGGGAAGCTGTCAGAGAGTCGCTGGGAGATTAGGGAAGCATTAAGGATGTCTGAGTGCAACGTTGGGGATGTTGTTTCTGCAACATTCTGAGTAACTGACAAGTTACCACTGATGTTATTTCTCAGACCACTAGAAAACCTTTCTGACGCTGAGTACGCCGTCATCTTTTACAGCCATCCCGCCGATCTGGTATGGAATTCACGATGGGAAAGCAGCACCGGCGGTCGGACTTTCCATCTTTTAACTGGACTTTTTCTAATTTCACGGACTtctcattttgaattttctttaataCGAAATATTTAAAACTTACATTGAGGTGCAGAATCacatatagtttttttttttttcataattttctgaaatttaaaGCAGTATCttcaaattttcctaattttggaGGGTAACTTTAACTTTTTCCAAGCAGGCTTGAGACACAAACATGAAGTATCGTCTCCTGGGATTGGACCAACCTTATCACCTTATCCACAAAGGTGAATAAGAAGAGTTTGGGACCCTTTTTTTGGCTCTTTTTGCAGTTTCGACTCCAAATGAAGCCTCCTCCCTGGCAGTGGCGCTCCTCTTTTAacggccaccttcttctgagACCAACTGATAACGACCCACATAACCCGCCATGGACGGACTCCCTCCATTTCACCAAACCAACACGCTCTTCCTTAAACAACCTCAGACCCAGAACCCCAAGCTCAGAAGCCATTCTCTCTCGTGCCCTGCTCTTGGTGACACTGCCCCTTCTACGGCAACTCCAGCATGTGCTTTGCAGCTTTCGTCTTCGAGTGTCCCTGCGGTGGTGGGTGACTTTAATGGAGTCAATTCTTTGGAGTCCGTGAAGATGATTCATGCCCGGATGGTAAAAATGCCCGGCAAGTGGAGTTCTGATGACCCCTTGGTGAAGATCCTGGCCAGGCATTACGTGAACTTTCGTGATTATAGATCAGCCGCGTTAGTTCTCTTGCTGGGCCTAGCCAGAAGCAACGTTGGATGGAACTCTTTCTCGGAAGAATTGAAGGACTTTAGGGAACTGCCTGTCCAAATTCTCGAGGTATTCGATGACATGCATTGTAAAGGAATGGTCTTTGATGCTAGCATCTTCACTGTTGCATTGAGAGTTTGCACTTATTTATTGGACTTGTGGTTGGGTGTAGTGATTCATGCTTGTGTGATCAAGAGGTGCCTTGATTCCGATGCTCATGTCCAGCGTGCCCTGATGAACTTCTATGAGAGATGTTGGAGCATAGACCGTGCCAATCAAGTGTTTAACGAAATGCCAAAGCGAGAAGATGTTGTATGGAATGAAGCAGT
The sequence above is drawn from the Rhodamnia argentea isolate NSW1041297 chromosome 9, ASM2092103v1, whole genome shotgun sequence genome and encodes:
- the LOC115748599 gene encoding protein WHAT'S THIS FACTOR 1 homolog, chloroplastic-like yields the protein MDPKLLFCSPKCSATAPAPAPAPFWYSYASHFLDKPRIPSRPHLRLSPLVTQRTSFFGGSLILPGKDGAFRDNPRKGYVPFYPVRAAVKRRKELPLDNVIQRDKKLKLVLKIRKILVSQPDRTMSLRELGKYRRDLGLTKKRRFIALLKKFPAVFEIVEEGVYSLKFRLTEEAERLYLEELRVRNEMEDVLVLKLRKLLMMSLEKRILIEKIAHLKTDFGLPLEFRDTICHRYPQYFRVVATPRGPALELTHWDPELAVSAAELSEDETRARELEEKDLIIDRPVKFNRVKLPKGLNLARGEMRRICKFRDMPYISPYSDFSALRPGTPEKEKHACGVVHEILSLTVEKRTLVDHLTHFREEFRFSQQLRGMLIRHPDLFYVSLKGERDSVILREAYRNSHLIEKDRLLLIKEKLRSLVVVPRFPRRNASRRGDDGAEGTDDQEGESGLEDEEDWSDVENAIDEDDGSYDDDDEDDDWTDEDDNAPPDFTDDAGSVKMRISNPIKQADTSRSKDLVPVFPDGQPRQRW